The genomic interval TTAAGCCCTAAATCTTTTGCAATTTTTTTTGAGTAGCTAGTGACTCTTTCTATTTTAAACCTACGCCCTGCAAAATCCTTTAAACTCTCAGACGTGTATAGATGTGAGTGTTCTGCTAACTTTTGAACATCAAATTTATTGCAAACCCAATTAAAAGCACCACTTTTCATGAGAGCTGCGTTTGGTTCATAAAGATATTTCATTGGCTCCCCATAAGTTGGAGAACTCAACCGTAGCTCTGAAGCAGGTATTTTCAAATTAGGATCATCACTGTCAAGGTTAACGATTCTAAGTGTAGGATTTGTGCTCGATGTCTTTGTAATTTTCCACAAAAGTTCCTTAACTTCATTTTTAACGGCAACAATGTGAATTTCTGATACATTCCCTAGTTCTTGTATTCCAGCTGTGATATCTAACAAAGGTGCCGTTTTTACCCAAAGAACCTTACACACTGATAAAAGTAAATTTTTGTATAAAGGAACATTTGGTAAACAATCTTTTAGCATAAACACCTTGCCTTTAGACGCTGTCCGTCTTCCTGGATCTAAATATATAGTATCAAATTCAAAATTTGTCTTGTTAAAATAATCAATAGAATCACTAACGATAAACTTAATATTAGTTAGTGCTAATGTACTGGCATTTTTTCTTGCAATCGAAGAGAGTGAAGAATTGAGTTCTATATGAATTACCTCTTCAATTTTCTGAGCAAAATAATAGGCATCAATCCCAAATCCTCCAGTACCATCTACCACTGTTTTTCCAGTAAATAGGCTGGCTTTATAACTCGCAGTTACCTCAGATGAAGTTTGCTCTAAGTTTAGCTTAGGTGGGTAAATAATATTTTTGGTTCTATACCAAAGGGGTAACTTATTTTTAGCTTTTCTTTTGCCTTCTAATTGTTGTGCAAGTTCTTGAACAGTAATCTGCTCGAAAGGACTCCCTTTAAATAGAAAATCGGGTAGTGGAGTAGCTTCATGTTTATTAAGATAATCTTGGACTTCAGGATGTAAGAGCTGCATATTCATATTAGAGCCCTCTCGTAAGTTTCTGGACAATTTTATATTCGCTTAAGAATTCTCCAGAAATCACTTTTAATGCCGTATATACAGGAATAGCTAGTATCATACCCACAACACCAAATAATAGCCCAGAGATAATGATTGCAAGGAAAATCTCTAGCGGATGCGATTTAACACTACCCCCAAAAACAAAGGGCTGTATAATAAAATTATCTACCATTTGAGCAGCACCATAACAAATGAAAATGTAAATAAGTTTAGGTAAGATTACAAGTCTAAAGTCCATTTCGATGTATGTAGATGTTGCTAGTAAGAGCATCACACCTGCACCTACAAGAGGGCCAAGATATGGAACAAGGTTTAGTACAGCACAAAAAAGGGCGATAGGTAAAGCGTTATTAATACCAAATGCAACCAAAATTATAGCGTATAATATGAACATTACAAACACTTGTATCAACAAGCCTATAAAATACCGAGAAAGCAAATACTTAATTTTTTCAAAAGCACGTAAAAATTTTCCTTCATTACCACTAGGCGCAAATGCAAGAATACTATGTACTAGAAGCCTACTGTCTTTCAGAAAGAAAAAAGTTATAAATATCACTGCAAACAAACCTACTAAGGCAGCACCCATATTTCCTATAATGCCATTCAAAAATGATGGGATCACTCCAAAATCAAAATTCTTAACAAAATCTGCCTCTTGCACTCCTTGAATTATAGTAGTCTTATCAATTCCAAAATAAAGCGCTACTTCTTCAAAAAGTCTATTAACATTGATCTTTACTTCGTCAAAATTAATACGGCTCAAATGCTGACTTTGATCAATAATAACAGGAATGAATAAGGCTAAAATACCAACAATCACAAGTAGTTGTAGGATGATAGTAACAATGGCTGCCCAAGTGCTAGTCAATTTAAGTGAATAGCGTAAAAATTTTACAAGAGGTCTACCCACAAGGGATAACACAGCAGCTACTGCTAGGTATACGATTACGCTTTGAATCATATAAAGCAGCCACAGGATAACCAAAATACCAACAATAACTCCTATTGCGCGTAAAATTCCTGTTGTAATAGCTTTAGATTTCATCAGTCAAATATACCTTTTTTAGACACGCGTTATTTCATAAAGTGCAATTCCAGTTGCTTGCGACACATTCATACTACTATTAGTACCAAACATTTTAATATGCACTACATTATTGACCTCATTAAGTGTTTCTGCGCTAACTCCATTGCGTTCGTTACCTACAATTAAAAGTATTTTATCATGATTATTGAAATCTGCACTTTGCAATGGTACACTCTCAGATGTAATTTCAACAGCAAAACTGGTGTATCCCTTTTCTTTCATCTCACGAAGTGTTTCTACGATATGTACGCTTTCGCGAAAGCAAACTTTCTTCTCAGTATTGCGAGCAATTCTTCGTAAGCGATTACTGTTAATATCTGGTTGCTCACCGTGAAATATTAATTCTTTCACACCAAACGCATCTGATAATCTAAAGATACTGCCCATGTTTGCGGGACTGGTAATATGATCGCAAACAATGACAATATCTTTTGAATGAACTAAAGGGAGGTGCTCTTGATGAGTTAGCTGCATACTATTAAATTATAGTTCCAAAAGTAATAGATATTTTTAGGTCTTCTTGGGTTAAAGTGTTGCAAGACGACTATTAAATAAATAGTCTTCATAGGTATTGTTGTAATGAACTTTACGCTCTATAGATTTAACGACTTCAGTAGCAAAGTCAACTTCATACATCTGTCCCATCACATTGAGTCCTCCAGGCGAAAACACATTAATTTCCATTAATTTATTTCCTACAATATCGATCCCTACTAAAAACATACCATCTTGTACAATTTTAGGCCTCACAATTTCTGCTAGCTCCATAATTTGATCTGTCATTTTTACTTTAGTAGGCACTCCACCAGCTTTTACGTTACTTCTAATATCGCCGCTTGCATTTACCCTTTGCATCATCGCATATTTACCATCTACTTGAAGGGGCTCACCATTTAGAAGCATAAGACGTGTATCTCCATTCTTTGCTTCTGGTAAATATTCTTGAGCAATGACATAACCATCACGAGTTATTGCATCAATGGTTTGTGTTAGATTATGTTCATTCTTTTTGTCCATCATAAATACATTCTTACCTCCTGATCCTTGCAAAGGTTTAAGAATCATTTTTTGTTTTTGTTGTGCAAAAAATTCTCGTATTTCCTCATGATCACGTGTAATAATTGTTTTGGGCCTTAAAACCTCAGGAAAATGTTGAAAATACATCTTATTAACTGCTCCAGCTAATGTTCTAGGGTGGTTTAATACTAATACATTGTCACGCGTCGCTATTTCTCCAAAAATAAAAGCAGCATTTTGTGCCCATTCTCTTTCACCTATTTCATCAGAAGGGTCATTTCTTAAAAACAGCACATCGAGACTTTTTGATGTGATTCTAGTAAAAGGTTCTTCTTGAACTGCTTTAAAAAATGTTTCTTGTGAATTAAATTTTTTTTCAGCTATCGTCTTGCATCTTGCAGATAGGTGCCCATCACTCGCATAAGCTAATTCGCCAACTCCTATAAAATAGACATCATGACCGCGATTATATGCGGCATATCCTAATGCTGGTGTAGTATAGTTTGGTTTTTCTGTTGTGTGATCATTGATTATAAATGCTATTTTCATAATTGTAATTTGATTAGTTTGTTAAGTGGAATTCCTTTACGGAGTATTTCTAAATTTTTTTGAACGTCAGGACGATTTAGGAATCGAGGAAGCTTTGGTTCTTTCAATACCTGACGTCTCATCAACTCGTCAATGAGTTCAATATGATTCATACTAAACTTACCAGCATATAAAATTCCTAGCTCACCTCCCTCTTTAATGTACTCTAGAACTTCCATTAATCCAGCTAGGTACACGGCATCTTTTGTGAGCCCACCTCCTCTATAGACCCGCATAGAAATATAGTAGGCAGTTTTATCTATGAAGTTATATTTTTTGTGAAGTAGATTAAAAGTTTCTATGAATGATGCGCCACTTACTAATGAGTTTGCCGCCATCACCCTTCCTGCTAATAAGCGCAATCTATTAATTTTTAAGCCACCTACTAAAACTTCTGCAAGTACAGCAAGGCCCTCTTGAAGTTGATCATATCCAGCAAAGCCAGCATACATTTGTTTAAATGGTTGTTTTTTTCCGTTACAATACGTGAGTATGTGTGTAGCAACTTCATGTTGAATAAGTGCGTCACACCTTTCTATGTCTACTGAGAGCGTATCACTTATAAGTAATGTAGTTTCAGACACCATAATCCCTGCAACATCATCTCTTATTTCAAACTTAACATCTAATTCAGGGAATAGCTGCTTGAGATAATCTATCTCTTCTTGAGCTTTTGAGGCAAAGGTTTTACAATCGAGTGTATCAATATCGGTAGGGACTTCAGGATGAGGGTAGGCATTTAAAATTTCTATAGCTCCATCTATCACTTTGGGATCTATGGTTCCATAAAGGCTTTCACTTGTATATCTAAAATTATCTGTCCCTCTTTCTTCAAGCATTGTAAGCTGCTTTTCTATTTCTAACCTTTTATCACGTAATATATAAGCAATTGTAGGGTCGTCTACATCTTCTAGAGGTATATCATAGAGTGCTCTTTTTTCTCGTTCAGGGTCTATAGAAATTAATCGATACGCAAACGAAGGTGCTTTTAAAAATTTATTTTTTTTAAATTGTTCCCATTCCTTAAAACTATTGACAGGTGTTGTACGTAGCAAGAAAGATAAACCTTCGCTTATATTTGCTAGCATTTTATCTGCATCTAAAGTTAATTTATCAATGTTAGTTTTACCTAACATAAGATAGTGATTATAGGGATTTGATGTTTGTACGCGTATAAATTCGAAAGCTACTCTTTTCAGTATTTCTGATAATTTTGTCGTAAACTTTCTATAAAATAGAGAGAAAATTTGATTTTCTTCTGGTCTATGGTAAATTGTAGGTACACCAAGACCTAAGATTAAAGTGCTATTGTTTTTAGATTTTTTAATATCTAGTAAAGCCTTCAAATGTGTAGGGTGTCTTTTGTTTGTTCTTGAAATATTTAATGAGACCTCAGGATACAAAGATTTCATTTCTTGGATTCCATCCTCAAAGGCACCGATCGTCGTTGGAGATGTTTTGTCTGGGCACTTTAAGGAAAATATAGAAGTATTGTTCAAACTTAAGGGCCACATCTCAATAATTAAAAAAGCGTTAAGCTTTGTTGAAATAGTATCTGCAAGTCTCTCAACAAGTGGGTAAATATCAATGGTAGAGTGTACAATCAAATATGCTGCTTGCGTTTTTAGTAACCCTGAGAAGTAATGATCATATTCAGTATACCTATAAATGCATATATATGGAACTATTTTATCAAAGTGTAGAACACCACCATTAGGCAGTGATTCATTAATTGGTGTTGCATTTTTTAAGTCGTTTTCTAAACGATCAAGTACCTCTTCATTAAACATAGGTTTAAAGGTAATCAACCAACCATTTTAAACATGCTCAACTCTAAGGTATTGACATTTGTTTAACGAGTAATGTTAAAGTACTCCTTTATCTTTTAAGAATTAATTTTCAAATGCATATTGAACAATATTAGCACCCATTTGAAGTGCTTTACGTCTTACATCCTCTGGATCTCCATGTACTTCAGGATCTTCCCATCCATCACCTAAATCTGACTCTGTTGTAAAAAGTACGACAAGTCGATCTTCATAGAAAAGTCCCAGCGCTAATGGACGTTTGCCATCGTGTTCATGTATTTTAGGTAATCCTTTTGGGAATTTATAAGTTTGATAAAATATGGGATGTGTCGCTGGTAGCTCTTTAAGTTCTTGTTCTGGAAAAATTTTCTTTAACTCTGTGGGTAAATATTTTTCCATTCCATAATTATCATCTATGTGTAAGAAGCCACCACTAATAAGGTACGCTTTTAGATTTTCTACATCTTCCTCAGTAAACAACACATTTCCATGACCAGTCATATGAACTAGTGGGAATTGAAAAATATCTACACTCCCAGCATCTACCGTTTGTGGTTTTTTACGGATTCTGGTATTAATGTTCTGGTTACAAAAAGTGATGAGGTTAGGTAGCGCGGTAGGGTTACTATACCAATCTCCACCACCTTTATATTTTAATACAGCAATGTCTTGCGCTTTCGCGAAAGCGCAGAATAATAAACTTATTATTGTTATTAAAAAGTAAATTTTGAATTTCATACTGCTTCGTGATTTAAACTTTATGATTGTAAATTTATTAGAGATTGCCTAATAAAGAGCTTTAAAACCTAATTAATTAATTAGTAGTGTTAACATTTTTGAAAACTATAACACTTTACAAACAAGTGTTTAAAACTTAGAACTTAATTTTATAGTCTGAGAGTTGTAACAAATAATCAATGATGCGACTTACTTGTATCAAATTAACACTTAAAATTAAATATGAAAAAATCAATGTACGCTGTAGCGGCTTTTGTCCTTAGTGGATTATCACTCACGGCACAAGAAGTAAGCTTTGAGGAGTATGATCTTGACAATGGAATGCACGTAATTTTACACCAAGATAATAGTGCTCCAGTAGTAACTACTTCTGTTATGTATCACGTAGGAGCAAAAGATGAAAACCCTGAAAAAACTGGTTTTGCTCACTTTTTTGAACATTTATTGTTTGAAGGGACAGAAAATATTGAAAGAGGTGAGTGGTTTAAAATTGTTTCTTCAAATGGGGGGCAAAATAATGCCAATACCACACAGGATCGAACCTATTATTACGAGGTTTTTCCATCAAATAATTTAGAATTAGGTCTATGGATGGAATCAGAACGATTGCTACATCCTATTATCAACCAAATAGGTGTTGATACTCAAAAAGAAGTTGTTCAAGAAGAAAAACGCCTACGGGTTGACAATCAGCCTTATGGTCGTTTTCAAGAAGTTATAGGTAAGATGTTATTTAAAAAGCATCCCTATAGATGGACGACCATAGGTTCACTTGATCACTTAGCAAGTGCTACTTTAGAAGATTTTCAAAAGTTTAGCGATACTTATTATGTCCCTAATAACGCAGTGTTAGTTGTTGCAGGTGATATAAAAATAGATGAAACTAAGGAGATGATCAAAAAGTATTTTGCACCTATTCCAAAGGGAAAGGAAATTCAAAGAAATACTTTTAAAGAAGATCCTGTAGTTCCTGTACGTGAGAAATTTTACGATCCTAATATTCAAATTCCCGCTATTTTCATGGCTTATAGAACTCCAGCTCAAACTGAAAGAGATGCATATGTTTTAGATATGGTTTCTTCTGTTTTAAGTGATGGAAAAAGCTCTAGACTCTATAAAAAATTAGTAGATGAGCAAAAGCAAGCTCTACAAGTATTTGCTTTTAGTGGTGCTCAAGAAGATTATGGATCTTATTTAATTGGTGCCCTTCCTTTAGGAGATGTGTCATTGGATGTACTAATTACAGAAATGGATGAAGAAATCGTAAAGATCCAAAATGAACTTATTTCTGAGCGCGATTACCAGAAGCTTCAGAATAAATTTGAAAGCAGATTTGTAAATTCTAATAGTAGTATTTCAGGTATTGCAAGCTCATTGGCTACTAACTATATGTTATATGATGACACAAATTTAATTAACACAGAAATTGATATTTACCGTTCTATCACGCGTGAAGAAATACAAGAAGCAGCAAAAAAATACCTTAAAAAAGACGAGCGTGTAATTTTAGAGTATTTACCAGAATCTCAAAAAGAAAACTAAATGAAAAAGAATATCATACTTGGTGCATTTTTAATGCTTGCTACAGCAACATATGCACAGATAGACAGGAGTAAACAGCCAGAATCAGGTCCAGCTCCCGAAATAAATTTAAAAGATCCCAGCACATTTGATTTGAAAAACGGATTAAAGGTGATGGTAGTAGAAAATAAGAAACTCCCAAGAGTATCTATCCAATTATCCATGGACAATCCATTAATTGTGGAAGGTGACAAAGCAGGTGTTGCTTCACTTACTGGTGCAATGCTTGGAAAAGGTTCTTTAAATATTGAAAAAGACGTTTTTGAAGAAGAAGTAGATTATTTAGGAGCAACTATAAACTTTGGGTCACAGAGTGCGTACGCTAGTGGATTATCAAAATATTTCACAAGACTAATCGAACTTACAGCAGATGCAGGTCTTAATCCTAAATTCACTCAAGAAGAATTTGATAAGGAGAAAACAAAACTTATAGAAGGTTTAAAATCTAATGAGAAGAGTGTATCTGCAATCGCTGGTCGTGTACAGAATGTATTAGCATATGGTGCAGACCATCCGTACGGAGAGTTTACCACTGAGGAAACAGTTAATAATGTAACACTAGCAGATGTAAAGGAATTTCATGCAAATTACTTTAGGCCAAATAATGGTTATTTAATCATTATTGGTGATGTAGATTATAAAAA from Dokdonia sp. Hel_I_53 carries:
- a CDS encoding class I SAM-dependent methyltransferase — encoded protein: MQLLHPEVQDYLNKHEATPLPDFLFKGSPFEQITVQELAQQLEGKRKAKNKLPLWYRTKNIIYPPKLNLEQTSSEVTASYKASLFTGKTVVDGTGGFGIDAYYFAQKIEEVIHIELNSSLSSIARKNASTLALTNIKFIVSDSIDYFNKTNFEFDTIYLDPGRRTASKGKVFMLKDCLPNVPLYKNLLLSVCKVLWVKTAPLLDITAGIQELGNVSEIHIVAVKNEVKELLWKITKTSSTNPTLRIVNLDSDDPNLKIPASELRLSSPTYGEPMKYLYEPNAALMKSGAFNWVCNKFDVQKLAEHSHLYTSESLKDFAGRRFKIERVTSYSKKIAKDLGLKKANITTRNFPLKVTEIRNKLKINEGGNIYLFFTTLHSGKLVVIICHKL
- a CDS encoding AI-2E family transporter, whose product is MKSKAITTGILRAIGVIVGILVILWLLYMIQSVIVYLAVAAVLSLVGRPLVKFLRYSLKLTSTWAAIVTIILQLLVIVGILALFIPVIIDQSQHLSRINFDEVKINVNRLFEEVALYFGIDKTTIIQGVQEADFVKNFDFGVIPSFLNGIIGNMGAALVGLFAVIFITFFFLKDSRLLVHSILAFAPSGNEGKFLRAFEKIKYLLSRYFIGLLIQVFVMFILYAIILVAFGINNALPIALFCAVLNLVPYLGPLVGAGVMLLLATSTYIEMDFRLVILPKLIYIFICYGAAQMVDNFIIQPFVFGGSVKSHPLEIFLAIIISGLLFGVVGMILAIPVYTALKVISGEFLSEYKIVQKLTRGL
- a CDS encoding TrmH family RNA methyltransferase — translated: MQLTHQEHLPLVHSKDIVIVCDHITSPANMGSIFRLSDAFGVKELIFHGEQPDINSNRLRRIARNTEKKVCFRESVHIVETLREMKEKGYTSFAVEITSESVPLQSADFNNHDKILLIVGNERNGVSAETLNEVNNVVHIKMFGTNSSMNVSQATGIALYEITRV
- a CDS encoding glutathione synthetase; this encodes MKIAFIINDHTTEKPNYTTPALGYAAYNRGHDVYFIGVGELAYASDGHLSARCKTIAEKKFNSQETFFKAVQEEPFTRITSKSLDVLFLRNDPSDEIGEREWAQNAAFIFGEIATRDNVLVLNHPRTLAGAVNKMYFQHFPEVLRPKTIITRDHEEIREFFAQQKQKMILKPLQGSGGKNVFMMDKKNEHNLTQTIDAITRDGYVIAQEYLPEAKNGDTRLMLLNGEPLQVDGKYAMMQRVNASGDIRSNVKAGGVPTKVKMTDQIMELAEIVRPKIVQDGMFLVGIDIVGNKLMEINVFSPGGLNVMGQMYEVDFATEVVKSIERKVHYNNTYEDYLFNSRLATL
- a CDS encoding flavohemoglobin expression-modulating QEGLA motif protein, with product MFNEEVLDRLENDLKNATPINESLPNGGVLHFDKIVPYICIYRYTEYDHYFSGLLKTQAAYLIVHSTIDIYPLVERLADTISTKLNAFLIIEMWPLSLNNTSIFSLKCPDKTSPTTIGAFEDGIQEMKSLYPEVSLNISRTNKRHPTHLKALLDIKKSKNNSTLILGLGVPTIYHRPEENQIFSLFYRKFTTKLSEILKRVAFEFIRVQTSNPYNHYLMLGKTNIDKLTLDADKMLANISEGLSFLLRTTPVNSFKEWEQFKKNKFLKAPSFAYRLISIDPEREKRALYDIPLEDVDDPTIAYILRDKRLEIEKQLTMLEERGTDNFRYTSESLYGTIDPKVIDGAIEILNAYPHPEVPTDIDTLDCKTFASKAQEEIDYLKQLFPELDVKFEIRDDVAGIMVSETTLLISDTLSVDIERCDALIQHEVATHILTYCNGKKQPFKQMYAGFAGYDQLQEGLAVLAEVLVGGLKINRLRLLAGRVMAANSLVSGASFIETFNLLHKKYNFIDKTAYYISMRVYRGGGLTKDAVYLAGLMEVLEYIKEGGELGILYAGKFSMNHIELIDELMRRQVLKEPKLPRFLNRPDVQKNLEILRKGIPLNKLIKLQL
- a CDS encoding DUF4159 domain-containing protein, whose protein sequence is MKFKIYFLITIISLLFCAFAKAQDIAVLKYKGGGDWYSNPTALPNLITFCNQNINTRIRKKPQTVDAGSVDIFQFPLVHMTGHGNVLFTEEDVENLKAYLISGGFLHIDDNYGMEKYLPTELKKIFPEQELKELPATHPIFYQTYKFPKGLPKIHEHDGKRPLALGLFYEDRLVVLFTTESDLGDGWEDPEVHGDPEDVRRKALQMGANIVQYAFEN
- a CDS encoding M16 family metallopeptidase, encoding MKKSMYAVAAFVLSGLSLTAQEVSFEEYDLDNGMHVILHQDNSAPVVTTSVMYHVGAKDENPEKTGFAHFFEHLLFEGTENIERGEWFKIVSSNGGQNNANTTQDRTYYYEVFPSNNLELGLWMESERLLHPIINQIGVDTQKEVVQEEKRLRVDNQPYGRFQEVIGKMLFKKHPYRWTTIGSLDHLASATLEDFQKFSDTYYVPNNAVLVVAGDIKIDETKEMIKKYFAPIPKGKEIQRNTFKEDPVVPVREKFYDPNIQIPAIFMAYRTPAQTERDAYVLDMVSSVLSDGKSSRLYKKLVDEQKQALQVFAFSGAQEDYGSYLIGALPLGDVSLDVLITEMDEEIVKIQNELISERDYQKLQNKFESRFVNSNSSISGIASSLATNYMLYDDTNLINTEIDIYRSITREEIQEAAKKYLKKDERVILEYLPESQKEN